The following coding sequences lie in one Alloacidobacterium dinghuense genomic window:
- a CDS encoding sigma-70 family RNA polymerase sigma factor yields MSSEILPALDGNFEMESQSVVQPHSSEVTELLHAWSGGDEAALAIIIKLAYPELRDIARRCLSRERPYHTIQATALVHEAYLRLVDIKQIGWQDRAHFLAMGARVMRRILVDYARARDCAKREGLARRTTLNDALFLSSEPDPMVIRLHEALERLAEFDTRRARVVEMRYFGGLTADEIAAALHISTQSVNRDWSLAKAWLVREMSYEGEHGASPLGGN; encoded by the coding sequence ATGTCATCTGAAATTTTGCCTGCACTAGATGGCAACTTTGAGATGGAAAGCCAGTCTGTGGTTCAACCGCATTCCTCTGAAGTCACTGAGCTTCTTCATGCCTGGAGCGGTGGCGACGAGGCGGCGCTGGCCATAATTATCAAACTGGCATATCCGGAGTTGCGCGATATAGCGCGGCGATGCTTAAGCCGGGAGCGCCCTTATCACACCATTCAAGCCACAGCCCTTGTACACGAGGCTTACCTTCGGCTCGTAGACATAAAGCAAATTGGGTGGCAGGATCGGGCCCACTTCCTTGCAATGGGCGCACGAGTAATGCGCCGCATTCTTGTTGATTACGCTCGAGCGCGAGACTGCGCCAAACGTGAAGGACTCGCACGTCGAACAACATTGAACGATGCCTTGTTTCTTTCCTCGGAGCCGGATCCCATGGTGATTCGGCTACATGAGGCTCTCGAACGCTTGGCCGAGTTTGATACGCGCAGGGCCCGGGTCGTCGAGATGCGCTACTTCGGCGGTCTTACAGCCGATGAGATCGCAGCAGCCCTTCACATCTCTACCCAAAGCGTGAACCGCGACTGGAGCCTGGCCAAGGCCTGGCTCGTTCGTGAGATGAGTTACGAGGGTGAACATGGAGCCTCACCGCTGGGCGGTAATTGA
- a CDS encoding FAD-binding oxidoreductase — translation MALVTRRHFVRQTALAAALYGCQACAIGEARQLFGAQEQSGPPLDAAMIRKLAAEIVGQVITPDGPEYEAARLIFNLAFDRRPAVIVRCAAPSDLARTLDFSQTKNLTVAVHGGGHSRLGYGMCDGGVVIDLSGMKRVEVDADKRVARAEAGALVRDLDEATQRFGRATTSGGCPTVGIAGLTLGGGEGRLMDKYGLACDNLLSAQVVTVDGRSIEASQKSNPDLFWAIRGGGGNFGVVTALEYQLHPVGEVVSGTLMYPAGRIPDLLQAFVRFLAEAPDEMDAFAQLLPSERGPRFKIDVCYCGDPRMGTNVLRPLRALKPQDDSVKVMYYLEAQAAGGFLQAPVAHFQTNLILRELSGSAIAAITTAINDAPARCKVIIVPLRGAVTRINLSDTAYALRQPGYELDMAGVWSNPLEKTEVVRWVNSARDTLLPFAHGVYVNQLGDTSDQLVRSAYGLNYARLMELKKKYDPNNVLRLNQNIKPA, via the coding sequence ATGGCTCTTGTTACTCGGAGACACTTCGTTCGGCAAACTGCACTTGCCGCCGCACTCTACGGGTGCCAGGCTTGTGCGATTGGTGAAGCGCGACAGCTTTTCGGCGCGCAGGAACAGAGTGGACCTCCGCTCGATGCGGCGATGATCCGCAAGCTGGCAGCTGAAATTGTTGGCCAGGTAATCACACCGGACGGGCCCGAGTACGAAGCGGCACGCCTAATCTTCAACCTGGCATTCGATCGGCGGCCGGCGGTGATCGTTCGTTGCGCTGCACCTTCCGACCTCGCCCGCACCCTGGACTTTTCCCAAACTAAGAATTTGACGGTGGCGGTGCACGGCGGAGGCCATAGCCGGCTCGGGTATGGGATGTGCGATGGAGGTGTGGTGATCGACCTCTCCGGAATGAAACGAGTGGAAGTCGACGCGGACAAACGCGTGGCCCGCGCCGAGGCAGGCGCGCTCGTGCGCGATCTGGACGAAGCGACGCAGCGCTTTGGGCGTGCGACAACCTCAGGCGGCTGTCCGACGGTAGGTATTGCCGGCCTGACGCTCGGCGGCGGAGAAGGTCGCTTGATGGACAAGTATGGTCTCGCCTGTGACAACCTGCTGTCGGCGCAAGTGGTGACCGTGGACGGGAGATCAATCGAGGCCAGCCAGAAGTCCAATCCAGATCTCTTTTGGGCGATTCGCGGGGGAGGCGGCAACTTCGGTGTGGTGACGGCGCTGGAGTACCAACTGCATCCCGTAGGCGAGGTTGTGTCGGGAACGCTGATGTACCCTGCGGGGCGCATTCCAGACCTTCTGCAGGCTTTCGTTAGGTTTCTTGCGGAGGCCCCTGATGAAATGGATGCGTTTGCTCAGTTGTTGCCGTCCGAACGCGGGCCAAGATTCAAAATCGATGTCTGCTATTGCGGTGATCCACGAATGGGGACTAACGTGCTCAGGCCGCTGCGTGCACTCAAACCGCAGGATGACAGCGTCAAGGTTATGTACTATCTGGAAGCTCAGGCGGCCGGTGGCTTTCTTCAAGCGCCGGTTGCGCACTTCCAAACGAATTTGATTCTTCGGGAACTTAGCGGGTCCGCCATTGCGGCGATCACGACTGCAATCAATGATGCTCCGGCGAGGTGCAAGGTAATCATTGTGCCTTTGCGCGGGGCCGTTACCCGCATCAATTTGAGCGATACGGCGTATGCTCTGCGGCAGCCTGGCTATGAGCTAGACATGGCGGGTGTCTGGAGCAATCCCTTAGAGAAGACGGAAGTCGTGCGATGGGTCAACTCCGCGCGTGACACGTTGCTGCCCTTTGCGCATGGAGTGTATGTCAACCAGCTGGGCGATACGAGTGACCAACTTGTCCGCTCGGCCTACGGGCTGAACTATGCTCGCCTCATGGAACTCAAGAAAAAGTATGACCCCAACAATGTGCTGCGCCTCAATCAGAACATCAAGCCAGCTTAG